GTCATAGAGGGGTATTATGTAGCAATCAATCTCTCATTTAGATTTTTCGTGGCAAGCGGACCTTCTGTAGTAATTGCATCAAGTTTAAGAGAAAATACAGGTTTTGAGGGAACGGAGGATTAGATAATAGAAAACGTACATCAATGTCTTCCTCTCTAACCGAGTAATTCTTGAAAGTCTCCAAAGCTCCCTCCAAAAGCTTCTTGGTGATCAGATCATTAAAACGTGCAACCACCTTTAAAATCAACAGATGGTCAGTCAGTTCCAATAACACTCTATTAGAAACATCGTCAatgaaatgaactcaacttctATATGGCTTCAAGTAAAACCAAAAACATAACAGAACTACAGACCAAACCCGAATTGTATCAATTGACTTTTCACAATTTCTTCAAATGAAACTATTAACTCTCGCAATTAAAAATCACCACTTTAAACTACGGTTCCCTCCTTTTCAATTTACACGAgatatttcttttcttgaatACTCTTCGCTTTTTTAACATTTCAGTTTGCCCTTAATGACAATTTACATGCTATTATTGGAATTAACAAAGCATGACAACCACCATATACTAAGGtacttttagtatgtttattccTCCGTCCTATGTCCTATATCCTATTTTATATGACAGTGTTTGACTTAAGTGAAGTTTAAGAGACGATGGAAGACCTTTGATATATAAGCTAAAAATATTCCAAGTATCTTTCTTTCTTGTATTCAGAAAACTAGCTTTTATATTCAGTATAAGGTCCAACAAGTCATGTCATTAAACAAGATGTGTCTTAATCAATCACTTCTACACTATCAGTATACATAATTTAAATCCATCTCAACTTTTTTTGTCCATTTCTTAAACTCCTTGTCTACTAAATCACAACCATATGTAAGAAAAGAGCTACTCCCTCTGTCGCAGTCCCAAAACGAACAACATATTTATAGCTACACAAGCATCTGTAACTTATCATAAACTTCAAGTTATAAAAGTCTTTTTTCCATAAATTCCTTGTCAAGTTAAGCTACATCGCATAAATCGAGACTGACGGAGATTACATTCCTTCATTTCTTATCACcacataaaatgaaatgtaAAGTGTTGTTGCTCAGACTCTTAAAAATTCCACGGCTGTTATCGGATACTCCAAAAGTAGTCATTTTTAGATGATTCGACAAGAGCATAGCAAcaatttttgaagagtccaagcAACAAAACGGAGGAAAATTATAAgcaaaagagagaaaaaacttACAATAGCAAACCGATGCCCCTTAGCAGAGATAACTGAACCATTCAACTGACGAACAGCATCCGTTTTAAACAAATCCGACCCGTTTTGATCCACACAATGTCTCTCAATTGCAGACCCAAAACctaatcaaattcaaaaaaaatttaaaaaaattcccaATTTAAACCCAAACAATATCAAATCGAATCGAAATCGATAAACGAAAGAAATCATATTAACCTATAGACTGAGTGAATGACAGTGCAGGAAGTGAAGAATTTACAGTTTGTCTATGGAAAGACAAACTGTAGAGCTGACGATGAGACTGCTGAGGATTCAAAGATACTGTACGAGGAAGAAGACTGCACTGTCCGAAAGCTGAAGCCGCCATTTTTATCTTCTCAGACTGTAATTTGACTTTCTTCTTCCAGTTGAGTTTTTGGTAACAGTAGCCTTTCTAATTTATATCTCCGTTATTATTTCCTTTTCGTTTTAGtctgttttaaaataatttttatttttcattaaatataaatatatgatattatgtaaCGACGAAAAAAAACGAACTTTAATGGAGAACAGAGAAGACTTGAAGTCCATTCTTCCATTTTTACCCTTTTCACTCCGATCATCTTCACTTTATTGGCCGGCGCCGGTAGCTGAAGCACTTACCGATCTCTCGAAAGGTCCTAATCACAGCAAAATTGACTCCGGCGAAGGCCTATTCATCGCCATTTCCGATATTCGAAACTCTCTCTCGTTCCACAGTTTTTCAATTGATACTTCTGCTTCTCAAGGTTTTGCTCTGTTCTTCGATGATGTAAATTTCTTTTCCCATAATTCTCTGTTCATGaacatataaatttcatttttttttggtttaaagtATAGTAGTAGTTTGTTGTTTCGATTCTTAATTTGAAAAGATACTATTAGTGcaataatttgtgtttgatcAATGTTAATAGGTTGTGAAAAAAAGTTTCTGTTTTTTATTATCGTGATTTATAGTACgttttcaaataaattgaagtttctATGTTCGAATTTCGTTTGCTTGTGCACTCTGAATAAAggcaaataaatttaaacagaGGGAGAAGGAGTGTTGTTTTTCGTAAGATCTTGGCCGAACACCTcgattctttaaaaatatacaCTTTTGACTTCCCAGAAACTTGATCGAACAAGCTACTagtttattatgaaaaaaaagtttgaacTGATACGATTGTTTACTAAATGCTGAATTGTTTGTGCAGTTGCTTCCGAGGAGTGAAGCTGCAAAATGGTTCGAAGAAGTGGTGCCACAATTGGCTAAGTTGCTTTTGAGATTGCCTTTATTGCTAGAAACTCATTATGAGAATGCTGATGATGGAGTTTTGAAAGGAGTTAAAACCGGTCTTCGCTGCTTGGAATCACAAGAGCCTGGCATTGTCTTCCTTAGTCAGGTAGTAGTTTAGaattttatgtatgtatgtatatactaTATGTTAACTCTCCTTATTTTTTTACGTCTGTCTAGTTTTGATATTGTGATACGCCTTAGTAACACTCCTGGCTCCGTCACTGTGGGTTGGTGTGGTTGTGGTCAATAAGAAGGCAGGAAAAAGTTATCCTACTTTAAAGCAATTAACTTTAAGTTTAAGCGATGAGGAATCCCATTTCTAGATTTCTTCCTGTACCTAATACACACAAATGAGTTCATGTCACAGCCTGAGATTCGTATGGGATACTCCACAATAAATTTGTTTCATATCTTTTTTACCCCTTTAACTGATTTCTG
This portion of the Solanum pennellii chromosome 12, SPENNV200 genome encodes:
- the LOC107005432 gene encoding 6,7-dimethyl-8-ribityllumazine synthase, chloroplastic-like, with the translated sequence MAASAFGQCSLLPRTVSLNPQQSHRQLYSLSFHRQTVNSSLPALSFTQSIGFGSAIERHCVDQNGSDLFKTDAVRQLNGSVISAKGHRFAIVVARFNDLITKKLLEGALETFKNYSVREEDIDVVWVPGCFEIGVTAQLLGKSQKYHAILCIGAVIRGDTSHYDAVVNAATSGVLSAGLNSGTPCIFGVLTCDTLEQAFNRVGGKAGNKGSETALTAIEMASLFEHHLKPSE